In a single window of the Necator americanus strain Aroian chromosome X, whole genome shotgun sequence genome:
- a CDS encoding hypothetical protein (NECATOR_CHRX.G22192.T1), which produces MRRTVDQGPVDIVLAPSECPLTDLEYADDVVIFAESSKKLPHVVNLVSKLAATYGLHLRPDKCMQMDGSLRDLERESGWTGNR; this is translated from the coding sequence atgcgaagaacagtcgaccagggCCCTgtcgacattgtcttagcaccatcagagtgccccttgactgatctcgagtatgccgacgatgttgttatattcgcggaaagcagtaagAAACTTccacatgttgtcaaccttgtatcgaagctggctgcaacCTATGGACTAcatctacgccctgataaatgcatgCAGATGgatggatctcttcgagatctcgaacgggaatcagggtggacgggcaaccgatag
- a CDS encoding hypothetical protein (NECATOR_CHRX.G22192.T2) — translation MRRTVDQGPVDIVLAPSECPLTDLEYADDVVIFAESSKKLPHVVNLVSKLAATYGLHLRPDKCMQMDGSLRDLERESGVCHNKDLYAEIDVAYRPMTRGKHQHLAPPSKVAKVNRLRFFGHILRRPADRLVQRVLRSLSDSSWKKPPGSGLTWIWNSDEWIGSVQAFAEDREGWAELY, via the exons atgcgaagaacagtcgaccagggCCCTgtcgacattgtcttagcaccatcagagtgccccttgactgatctcgagtatgccgacgatgttgttatattcgcggaaagcagtaagAAACTTccacatgttgtcaaccttgtatcgaagctggctgcaacCTATGGACTAcatctacgccctgataaatgcatgCAGATGgatggatctcttcgagatctcgaacgggaatcagg ggtatgccacaataaagatctttacgcagaaattgatgtggcaTACCGGccgatgacacgtggaaaacatcaacatcttgcaccgccatcgaaagtggctaaagtaaatcgtcttcgcttctttggtcatatattaaggagaccggcagatcgccttgttcaacgagttctgaggagtttgtcggattcgagctggaagaagccacctggttCTGGACTGAcatg gatatggaatagcgacgaatggattggttctgtgcaagctttcgcagaagatcgagaaggttgggcagagctgtattga
- a CDS encoding hypothetical protein (NECATOR_CHRX.G22193.T1) — protein sequence MTQSYEKFQFLANLNHCTNKDKIESYLTSTLEVIHQYIKVLRTLKNLATDLVGYKQRANLSGPTATSSRWCVKCEIGQTDCVASDLEAALEREEKAINDFNN from the coding sequence ATGACGCAATCatacgaaaaatttcaatttctagcCAATCTCAATCATTGCACGAACAAAGACAAGATCGAAAGCTACCTGACATCAACACTAGAAGTCATCCATCAATACATCAAGGTATTGCGAACACTCAAGAATCTTGCGACAGATCTGGTTGGATATAAGCAGAGAGCAAACTTGAGCGGTCCAACGGCTACGTCAAGCAGATGGTGTGTGAAATGCGAAATTGGACAAACTGATTGCGTCGCATCAGACCTCGAAGCCGCGttggaaagagaagaaaaagcgaTCAACGATTTCAACAATTGA
- a CDS encoding hypothetical protein (NECATOR_CHRX.G22194.T1) — translation MKGRFDFINNTLVFLGNEEPPDEIKVATSPTLPVTYCFSTSEGGGADDGRDLGGKRREKKYFCYVAYYVGRRSVVKAKLAVVWLLSLGKSPFATTAYALPQYPVLWALLSQTSDGMATDADLHAILGAAELIKFHVTAQQETKWRRSDIRQMNDGTLVIRGEKVPSRNVGGDGFVVHPSVIHLVDSQEILSPRLAILRLRPLRQKPISIINCYSPTSAADDSELDAFYEELEEVVHNEKSFYKFVVGDFNAKLGKATEEEYRIGRFGLGDRNENGNRLVGLLSATRLFHGNSLFMKKIIVGGHGNRPMARLLRTSATYSPTGGGV, via the exons atGAAAGGTCGATTCGATTTTATCAACAACACTTTGGTATTTCTTGGAAATGAAGAACCCCCGGACGAAATCAAGGTGGCGACGAGCCCCACATTACCTGTgac ATATTGTTTTTCTACCTCGGAAGGTGGTGGTGCAGATGATGGGCGGGATTTAGGTG gaaaaagaagagaaaaaaagtatttttgttatgttgcctattat gttgggcgacgatctgtggtgaaagctaagctcgccgtggtatggctgcttagtttgggaaaAAGTCCTTTTGCCACTACAGCATAtgcactgcctcagtaccctgtaCTTTGGGCCCTGctgtctcagacgtcggacggtatggcgaccg acgctgacctgcatgccattctcggagctgcagagcttatcaaatttcacgtgactGCTcagcaggagaccaagtggaGAAGGAGCGAcatacgacagatgaatgacggtacactcgtcattcgtggagagaaggttccatcgcgaaatgtaggcggtgatggttttgttgtgcacccatctgtcatccatctcgtcgattctcaggagatcctgtcacctcgtctggccattcttcgcctccgccctttgcgccaaaaacccatcagtatcatcaactgctattcaccaacatcagcagctgatgattccgaattggacgcgttttacgaggagctggaggaagtagtccacaacgagaagtccttttacaaattcgttgtcggagacttcaacgcaaaactaggaaaggccacagaagaggaatacaggattggaagatttggactaggggaccggaatgaaaatggcaatcgtctcgtcgggctgttgtccgccactcgcctctttcatgggaactctcttttcatgaaaaagatcatcgtcggtggacatgggaatcgcccaatggcgcgactcctGCGGACGTCggccacatactcaccaaccggaggtggtgtctaa
- a CDS encoding hypothetical protein (NECATOR_CHRX.G22195.T1), with the protein MNDGTLVIRGEKVPSRNVGGDGFVVHPSVIHLVDSQEILSPRLAILRLRPLRQKPISIINCYSPTSAADDSELDAFYEELEEVVHNEKSFYKFVVGDFNAKLGKATEEEYRIGRFGLGDRNENGNRLVGLLSATRLFHGNSLFMKKIIVGGHGNRPMARLLRTSATYSPTGGGV; encoded by the coding sequence atgaatgacggtacactcgtcattcgtggagagaaggttccatcgcgaaatgtaggcggtgatggttttgttgtgcacccatctgtcatccatctcgtcgattctcaggagatcctgtcacctcgtctggccattcttcgcctccgccctttgcgccaaaaacccatcagtatcatcaactgctattcaccaacatcagcagctgatgattccgaattggacgcgttttacgaggagctggaggaagtagtccacaacgagaagtccttttacaaattcgttgtcggagacttcaacgcaaaactaggaaaggccacagaagaggaatacaggattggaagatttggactaggggaccggaatgaaaatggcaatcgtctcgtcgggctgttgtccgccactcgcctctttcatgggaactctcttttcatgaaaaagatcatcgtcggtggacatgggaatcgcccaatggcgcgactcctGCGGACGTCggccacatactcaccaaccggaggtggtgtctaa
- a CDS encoding hypothetical protein (NECATOR_CHRX.G22196.T1), which translates to MEPDIAPGPDFILAYFLRAGGHPLHVTLAAHMTSYLQKERIPDQWKTSRTVLIHKKGDREDLRNYRLICLLSVLYKVFTKIILTRISRTLDEVQPQEQAGFRQGFSCLDHIQTVSRVIEVCREYRLPLVLTFVDYEKAFDTVETNAIPSALVDQGVDASYVRTLANCYDRCTTRIQLFHRPLTVPIGKGVRQGDTISPKLFTAALQWIMKSLSWEERGIRVDERFLSNLRFADDIVLFSSSTNEAETMLNELNEAGKRIGLRISRKKTQFMKNAHCEDGGVQLEGFQIVETPSYVYLGRSMNMENDLKEELNRRMRAAWAAFAAVREATDQMTDHDLRAHLFDSTVLPALCYAAETPRPRLGSYLLPTEPLRDVS; encoded by the coding sequence ATGGAACCTGACatagcccccggacctgattttatactAGCatactttcttcgggctggtggccatccacttcatgtaactttagcagcgcacatgacatcctaccttcagaaagaaaggatcccagaccagtggaagacttcgcgaaccgttcttatccataagaaaggtgaccgagaggaccttcggaactaccgtctgatatgcttgctgagcgtgttatacaaagtattcaccaagatcatcctcacacgcatatctaggacgctggatgaagtccagcctcaagaacaagctggattccgccaagggttcagctgcttggaccacatccagaccgtgtcgagggtcatagaggtttgccgggaataccgcctgccccttgttctaaccttcgtcgactatgagaaagccttcgacaccgtagaaacgaatgcaataccgtcagcgctggtcgatcagggtgtggacgcgtcgtatgtgaggacattagccaattgttacgatcgatgcacgactaggatacagcttttccaccgccctctcaccgtacccattggaaagggggtacgacaaggcgatactatatcgccgaagctgttcacggctgcattgcaatggataatgaaatcactatcctgggaagaaaggggcatacgtgttgatgaaagatttctctcaaaccttcgtttcgcggacgacatcgttctcttttcgagcagtaccaatgaagcagaaacgatgctcaacgaattgaacgaagcagggaagagaataggactacgaataagcagaaagaagacacagttcatgaagaacgcgcactgcgaggacggaggagtacaacttgaaggcttccaaatcgtggaaactccgtcatacgtatacctcggacgttctatgaacatggaaaacgacttgaaggaagaactgaatagaagaatgagagcagcatgggcagcattcgcagccgtcagggaagctacggaccaaatgacggaccatgatcttcgtgcccatctgttcgactcgacagtccttccagcgctctgttacgcagcggagacaccgcggccacgtctaggaagctacttactacccacagagcccttgagagatgtctcctga
- a CDS encoding hypothetical protein (NECATOR_CHRX.G22197.T1): protein MSRLREPAEYVSKAKHRWAGHIMRRIDDRRTKRTLGWIPRDAKRPRGRPPTRWSDVFAARMDQLRAQLDTAQGPRQRHSRSLRTSWMTMARERNEWKRCWGPHVE from the coding sequence atgtcccgtcttcgcgaacctgcggaatatgtatcgaaagcaaaacatagatgggccggtcacatcatgagaagaatcgatgaTAGacggactaaaagaacgctagggtggatcccaagggacgctaaacgccctcgagggagaccgccaacgagatggagtgacgtgttcgctgcacggatggaccagctgagagctcagctggatacggctcaaggacctcgtcagcgtcactcacgaagcttgagaacatcttggatgacaatggcgagggaacgaaacgagtggaagagatgctggggcccgcacgtcgagtga